From Shewanella psychrophila, a single genomic window includes:
- a CDS encoding DUF2931 family protein, producing the protein MSVRKIFMLVILIVIFLLSACKSVPKELTRDEGMPWSVGITAPLYYEVDIERIWGINDSQDWTSILIPPNTHISDLDQDRKSTQAAGYEWDPYMLSPTVFYANAQQPARKITPPEEIFIAWLSLAEGKFYRLNYRLSDELQQQMLILNTKTIPEQTSFCGSKLIFGLIPGGEVSVWLSSYCESEYRFIERVKTSGPFGVPFDLAYEEFFKGAVQRYDEKMAAQNVQLFPIPEDKLALMRNSNAKQKKLPPKPTPAPKLTHCWAEKPYNLKVKLEIGSPQHQLSRRIWNNAYDFAVKVRYLDTGIHLAWQEAEEKGFDAQQRQLWILARLSAQGQVPATQIAKGLELNAAEVKQVQTWADDFCRADSQLSSSSHNETNLE; encoded by the coding sequence ATGTCTGTTAGAAAGATATTCATGCTGGTTATTCTGATAGTTATCTTTTTGCTGAGCGCCTGCAAGAGTGTCCCTAAGGAGCTTACACGTGATGAAGGTATGCCTTGGAGTGTCGGGATCACCGCTCCCCTGTATTATGAAGTAGATATTGAACGAATCTGGGGGATCAATGACAGTCAGGATTGGACCAGTATTCTTATTCCTCCCAATACTCATATCAGCGACTTGGACCAAGATAGAAAGTCCACACAAGCTGCTGGCTATGAATGGGACCCCTACATGCTTTCTCCAACTGTTTTTTATGCAAATGCACAGCAACCAGCACGAAAAATAACTCCCCCAGAGGAGATCTTTATTGCCTGGTTGTCACTGGCGGAGGGGAAGTTTTATCGGTTAAATTACCGCCTGAGTGATGAATTACAACAACAAATGTTGATCCTTAACACTAAGACCATACCCGAACAGACTAGTTTCTGTGGAAGTAAGTTGATATTCGGACTGATTCCTGGTGGTGAAGTCAGCGTTTGGTTATCCAGTTACTGTGAATCTGAATATCGTTTCATTGAGCGTGTTAAGACTTCGGGTCCGTTCGGTGTTCCCTTTGATCTTGCATATGAAGAGTTCTTTAAAGGGGCGGTTCAGCGTTACGACGAAAAAATGGCAGCACAAAACGTACAGCTATTTCCTATCCCAGAAGATAAGCTGGCCTTGATGCGTAACTCCAATGCTAAGCAAAAAAAATTACCTCCCAAACCTACACCAGCTCCCAAACTCACACATTGCTGGGCGGAAAAACCCTACAACCTCAAGGTCAAACTTGAAATAGGCTCACCGCAACATCAGTTATCAAGGCGCATTTGGAATAATGCCTATGACTTTGCGGTAAAAGTCCGTTACCTCGATACGGGGATTCATCTAGCCTGGCAAGAAGCTGAAGAAAAAGGGTTCGATGCTCAGCAAAGACAGTTATGGATTCTTGCCAGATTGAGTGCTCAAGGCCAAGTGCCAGCGACTCAGATTGCAAAAGGGCTCGAACTCAATGCGGCTGAAGTGAAACAAGTACAAACCTGGGCCGATGATTTTTGCCGCGCCGATAGTCAATTATCTAGTTCGAGTCACAATGAAACTAATCTTGAATAA